AAGGATTTATATACAAAATGCTTAGAAAAAAACGAATTAAATATAATGGCAAAAAAGGAGAAGGAAATGAAAAACTTCAAATAGGAGATACCATTCAATTGTATTTAGCTGACGAAACAATCAATCAGTTTCGTGCACTTAAAGATGTAAATAAAGTCAGTAGAACTTTTTCTATTATATTTGAAGATGAGCAGATATTATTGTGCAATAAACCTTTAGGGCTTTTGGTGCATCCGGATCAAAACAATAATCAAAATACATTAGCCGATGAAATACTGTCTTATTTAGTGGAGCAAGGAGAATATAACCCTCATGAGACTGCGGGTTTTACTCCTGCAGTCTGTAATCGTTTAGACAGAAATACCAGCGGTATCATTATAGCAGGTAAGACCTTAAATGCCCTTCAAGCCATGAATCAAATGATTAAAGAAAATAAAATACAAAAGTATTATTTAACCATTGTAAAAGGCACTATCAAAACCCCTGGAGTTTTAAAAGGCTATCATAAGAAAAATCAAAAAACAAATGAAGTCGAAATCCTTGATGAATACGAAGAGGGAAGCAAATATGTGGAAACCCATTTCACTCCCATAGTAAACAATTCCGATTATACTCTTTTAGAAATACAATTGATTACAGGAAGATCCCATCAAATTCGTGCCCATCTTTCTAAAATAAACCATCCGATTATTGGAGACAGTAAATATGGAGATATTAAGGTAAATGATTATTTTAAATCAAAATATGGTTTAAAGCATCAGTTTTTACATGCCTATAAAATAAAGTTTGCAGAATGCCCTGAAGATTTTGGTTACCTGGAAAATCGCAGCTTTAAAGCAGAACTGCCAGATATATATAAAAAAATTTGCACTAAAGAAAAATTGGAAATTAAATTTTAAGAATTATGTGATTATAACTAAAGGGTGAACGATGTTAACCCTTTAGTTATGCCGGATAATTTTTAACAAAAAAGTAATTTTCAATTTCTAACGGAGTTTTGCCTGACAACTCTAAACAATTTTTACATTCTTCTTTAAGATCTTCTAAAAGATAATAGTGTGCTGCCTGTTCATAGTATCCTATCTCTTTTAAGACAGCGGCAGTTTCTGAAGATTTCGTCAGCAATTTTGCCAACTGGGCAGCATATTCAAACATATTTTCTTCTTTAAAATATTGGATACCTTCTTCGATTGTGTGGGTTTCCTCGAAAATCCATAGTATTTTTTCATAGTTTTTCTTTTCTTTATAATATGAAAGCAAAAGAGAATATAAATCGTGTTCTTTTGCAATTTTTATTGCCTCTGCTTCCTTATCATTCTTCAAATACAGGTACAACGCTTCTTCCCATTTTTCTTGTTGTGTCAGCAATCGAGCGGCATTGTCAATATCTTGTATCTTCATATACAGTGAAAAGGCTTTGGAGGTATCCAATTTTTCATAATAATAGGCAGCTTTATTCATTTCATTTTGATCCAGGGCTTGTCTTACCAATTGTTCATAAAGAATTTTAGAAGTTTTCTCATCCTTTATTTCTTCTGAAAGATTCAAAGCTTTTTCCAAGGCATTGATCCGTATAAATAGCTTAATGGCTTCTTCATAATTTCGTTTAGTGTATAATTCATCTCCTATTTGTTCAATCTTATTATAATATTTATTCTTTACTTCTTCAGAAGCCATCTGTTCTATACATTCTATTGCTCTAAGCCACTGCATAGATTTTATGTAACAATTAGCGGCTTTATCCCAGATATGCTCTTGCTTATATAAGGATGCGGCTTTAATCGGATTAAAATAGGAATACATATGGGCAGCTTTAATAAGCTCTCCTTCCTTTTCGCAAAGAGGAGCACCCAATTCATACAGTTCATAGATCTCTGCAGTTTGCATGGCTTCATATATTTGATTATTTTTGACTTGATACATGAATACTTGTTTATAATCATGAAGACGACGGCTGATTTCTATGACTTTTTCATAATTGTTTAGCAGAATATATTTTTTTCTAGCTATTCTATATATGGATTTCTCTTCCAGATAAGAAGCTTGATCTTCTAATTCCATAGATAAATAATGAAAGATTTCCTGAACAAATGCATAAAGTCTTTTTATCCAATTAGTACCAATCATTACATATTCCCCCTTACAGTATTAAGTATAATACATTTTTACAAAATACTCAATGAATAGATTAAAGATTTATGATAATATAGTAAAAAAAGATATTTGGAGTGTTTTTATGGGATATTGGAATACCAGAGGTTTAAGAGGAAGTACGTTAGAAGAACTTATAAATTATACCAATGAAAGCTATAGGGCAAAGGGGTTGGCAGTGATCCAGAAAGTACCTACGCCGATTAAACCGATTCAAATAGATCAAAAAAGCAGAACCATCACTTTGGCATACTTTGACCAAAAAAGTACGGTAGATTATATTGGAGTCGTACAAAGCATCCCAATATGTTTTGATGCAAAAGAGACAAGCAAGAAAAGTCTGCCGATACAAAATATCCATCCTCATCAAATTCTTTTCATGGAAGATTTTCAAAAACAGGAGGGAGTAGCCTTTCTGCTGGTTTATTTTATAGAATACAATCAGTATTTTATGCTGCCCTTTGAAATATTAAAGAAATATTGGGATAGGGCTCAGGAAGGGGGAAGAAAATCTATTCCTTATGATGCCTTTCCAAAAGATTTAGAAATATACAGTAAAGGCGGAGCATATATTCATTACCTTGAAGCATTAAACACATATCTTGTAAGAAAAAAGTATGACAGGAATAAATATTAATAAAAATGGAAAAGATATCATATGAAGGAAGGGATTTGTGTGAAATCAAAACTTTTTCATATGATAATTTTCGTGTGTTTACTATTAACAAGCTGCAATGCATCAGAAAAAAGTAAAGCTCCTATTGCTTCTGAGGAAGAAAAAGAAGTATCAGCAGCTCAGGCCATTATTGAAAAAACAGAGTATAAACTTTATAGAAATATATCAAGACCCCTCAGCTTATATGAACCAAAAGAAGGCTGCTATTTAGGGGCATATATTTTATCTAATTCCGATATAAATTTCGATATTGAAACCTTTGAAAAAATTACAGAAACCAGTCACGGAATCTATTTAAGAAATATGAAATTAGGAGCGATTTTTCCTATTGATTGGGTTTTGGAGTGTACATCTCGTATGAAGACTCCATATATTATTTTACAGCCTCCATCAGAAGATTTTCCCTATCAAGATTATTTATTGGAAGAAACCGCAAAAGAATTCGGATACTATTTTATTCCGATGTTTGTTCAATTTTATCCTAATCCCCATCAATACGATAATCCTCAGGCATATAAAGACTTTTTTATAAAGGCAAGAAACATATTTAAGGAATATGCCCCCAACGTAGCTTTCATATGGAGTGTTAATCTGGAAAATTGTGAAGACAGTTTAATATACTATCCCGGAGATGAAGCAGTAGATTGGGTGGGGATCGATGTATATGATCTGATTTATACCAATAACGAAAAGAATGATCAAAATTTATTTGAAGATATCGATTTTGTGTATTATTCCTTTCAAGGCAAAAAGCCTATGATGATTTCACAGTTAGGAATATCCCACTATTCGAATAAAGATCATGGGTACTACATAGATGAAGCGGCAAATAAAATTAGTGCTTTTTACAATACAATAAGAAATCAGTATCCTCAAATTAAAGGAATAAACTATATGGATTTTAACAACATTGAGGCGGCTCCTAATGATATGGGACAAGATAATTTTAAGATTACCAGTCAGGAGCAGCTGACAGAAGCTTATAAAAATGCTTTGAAGTATACCTATTTTATTGATTCTCTTGATATTCAAAGTTCATCTTCCGTTGAGGAGCAGTGGATTGTTAGCTTTTATCCTATTTATAAACAAAATGACAAAATCTATGTTTCCGAGAAGGTCATTAAATATGAGTGGGAGGATCTAGGTATAATGAATCAGGAAGAAAAGCCAATCTGGGTGAATGATGATGCATATTATTCATTAGAAAACATCATACAAAACAGTAGCTTAAATATGCAGATTGATTTTGAAAGCAATAAAATAAAAATTCAATAAAAAGATATATAAGGAAGCAATCTTCTTTATATATCTTTTTTGTGGAAGAAATTTCTAAATTACTTTCTCAAATGTTTCTATTCCTTGCATATACGACATTTAGCAAAATCAAGTGCTATTTTTGCATTCTTTGTGTGACAAATAATCTTGATTCATGTAAATAAATATCTTTTAATGTAGAAAAAATTTTTATATAATATATAAAGCATTTAAATCATAAAACTATGAGGAGAGAAATTATGGGGAATGTAATTGTTATTGGAGTAGCCGGGGGAACGGGATCTGGTAAAACAACTTTAGTGAATCGCTTAAAAGAAGAATTTAATAATGAAGTAGCTACAATTAGTCATGACTATTATTATAAATCCAATGATCATTTGCCTCTGGAAGAAAGAAAAAAATTAAATTATGACCATCCCAATGCTTTTGATACAGAACTTATGATATCTCATATAAAATGTTTAAAAAATGGAGAGAGTATTGATCGTCCTTCCTATTCATTTGTGGAGCATACCAGAACAAATGAAACCGTACATATTATGCCGGCAAAAGTAATTATAGTAGAGGGAATTTTGATTTTCGAGAATAAGGATTTATTAAATTTAATGGATATTAAAATTTTTGTTGATACTGACGCAGATGTCAGATTAATTAGAAGGCTATTAAGGGATGTAAAGGAAAGAGGAAGAGATTTAGATTCTGTGATTAAACAATATCTTACCACCGTAAAACCCATGCACGAAGAATTTGTTGAGCCCAGTAAGAAGAATGCCGATGTCATTATTCCTGAGGGTGGCTTTAACAGTGTTGCGCTTTCTATGATTATAGATAAAATTAAGACCTTTTTATCTCAAAAATAAATACAGATATAAATTAAATAATTTATCACATTAGAAATAACACCTAAAATCGCCCACTGGGCGATTTTGTTGTTTTTGAAATAAAAAATCTCTTCTTGCTTTCAAGGGACAAAGCTTTCTTATTTTACAAGTGTAGCCAACGCACTATCTTTTGTAAGAAAAAATTGACAAATTAATTTATTGCTTATATAATGATTATAATTCATCAATTTATAACTTTAAAACGATAAAGAGATGAAATGATAAAGGAGGGTTATTGTGAAGGATTACAGACTGCATACACCGGAGGGGGTTAGAGATTTACTTCCCCGAGAATGTGCTAGAAAGATAGAAATCGAGAGAAGAATTGAATCGGTTTTTAATAGATATGGTTTCTATAATGTACAAACACCTACGTTTGAATATTATGATGTTTTTTCAGAAGATAACGGCAAAATTCAGCAGAAACATATGTATAAGTTTTTTGATAGAGAAGGAGCAATTCTTGCGCTTAGACCTGACATGACACCTCCAATTGCTAGAATGGCTGCCACTACCCTAAAGGAAGAATCAAAACCAATACGGCTATGCTATATAGGCAATGCCTTTCGTTATAATGAAAGTTATCAAGGGAAAACAAGGGAATTTTCTCAGGCAGGAGTAGAACTTCTGGGAATGAACTCTGACGAAGCTGATGCAGAAGTTATTGCATTGGCGATTAATAGCTTAAGTGCAGCAGGACTTAATGAGTTTCAAATTGATTTAGGTCAGATAGAATTTTTTAAAGGACTACTAGAAGAGGCAGGTTTAAATACAGAAGAGGAAGAAGAAATAAGACAATTAATTGAAAATAAAGATTTCATTGGAGTCGAAGAGTATATAGAGCAGTTCCCAATTGACTCTGATTTAAAACAATTGTTTCTGGATTTGCCAAAGCTTTGTGGTTCAATTGATATCATTGAAAAGACAAAGAGCTTAACCAATAATTCCAGATCAAGGGAAGCCTTAGAAAAATTAAAAAAGGTTTATGAGATTTTATGTGATTATGGTGTTGAAAAATATGTTTCTTTCGATCTTGGAATGGTGAACAGAAGCGATTATTATACAGGGATTATTTTTAGGGGATACACCTACGGAACAGGTTTTTCTATTTTAGAAGGAGGACGTTATGACGGACTGGTTGGAGAATTTGGCAAAGACTGTCCGGCTATAGGATTTGGTATTACCATAGAACAGCTTATGAATGCAATCAACAGGCAAAAAATAGATATACCTGTTTGGAAAGTGGATACTCTCCTGGTTTATGAACCAAAAGGAAGAAAACAGGCATTAATGACCGGGGACCATCTTAGAAGTCAGGGGGGAATGTATATTGAAAATAGTTTAATTAATGGAGATATTGAAGAAAATAAAAAATATGCCCTTTCAAAGAATATCGGAGGAATATTATATTTTGAAGATGATCAGCATGTACAACTTATTAATTTAGTTAACAACCAAACTATCAAGACGACTGTGGAAGAATTGCTCCAAAACGCAGATAGGGGGGAAACTGAATGAGATATTTAACCTTTGCCTTAGCAAAAGGAAGACTAGCGGATAAAACCATGGAATTATTGGAGTCCATTGGCTTTACCTGTGATGAAATGAAGGAAAAATCGAGAAAATTGGTTTTTACAAATGAAGATTTAAAACTCAAATTCTTTTTGGCCAAAGCAACAGATGTCCCCACATATGTAGAGTACGGGGCAGCAGATATAGGGGTAGTGGGAAAAGATACCCTATTAGAAGAAAAAAAGAATTTATACGAGGTGCTCAATCTAGGCTTTGGAAAATGCCGGATGGTTGTAGCTGGACCAAAAGAAATGAAAAGTAAATTAGAAAGTGGTCAGGATTTACTGAGGGTAGCCACAAAATATCCCAATATAGCCAGTGACTATTTTTACCATAAAAAGCAACAGACTGTAGAAATTATTAAATTAAACGGTTCTGTAGAATTGGCACCTATTGTTGGATTGGCAGAGGTCATCGTCGATATTGTTGAAACCGGAAGTACTTTAAAGGAAAACGGATTATTTGTATTAGAAGAAATCTGTCCTCTGTCTGCGAGGATGGTTGTCAACCGCGTAAGTATGAAAATGGAGTACGATCGAATAACCGAGCTCATTGAAAAAGCCAAAAAAGCATTAATAAATGAATAGGGTGAGAAAATGATAAGAATAATAGACAATCAGGATTATAACGCTAAAAATATGATTGAAGCATTATTGATGAGATCCCAGCTTAATTTTAAAAATGTGCAGGAGATAGTGGATGATATCATAGAAAATGTACGCAATAAAAAAGACGGAGCGGTATTAGAATATACGAGAAAATTTGATCAGGCAGTTTTGACACCTCAAACCCTTAAAGTTACAGACAATGAGATTCAAGAAGCTTATAACACACTGGACGAAAATTTTATATCCATTCTTCAAAGAGCAGCAGATCGAATAAGGCTATTCCATGAAAAACAAAAAAGGAATAGCTGGATTGCACCAGATGAAAAAGGTACTATATTGGGTCAAATGGTAAGGCCTATGGAAAGTGTCGGAGTGTATGTACCCGGAGGTAAAGCTGCTTATCCTTCTTCTGTACTTATGAATGTTATTCCAGCACAGGTAGCTGGCGTAAATAGAATTGTAATGGTAACCCCTCCCCAAAACGACGGCAGTGTGAATCCCGGAGTTTTGGTAGCTGCTAAAATAGCAGGTGTAACAGAAATCTATAAAGTAGGGGGAGCTCAGGCAGTTGCAGCCCTGGCTTTTGGAACCGAAACCATTCCTAAGGTAGATAAAATTGTAGGACCCGGCAATATTTTTGTTACCTTGGCAAAAAGAACGGTTTTTGGCCATGTAAGTATTGATTCTATAGCAGGGCCCAGCGAAATTCTTGTTGTGGCAGATGATAGTGCCAATCCAGTTTTTGTTGCGGCAGACTTGTTATCCCAAGCTGAACATGACGAATTGGCTTCAGCTATTTTAGTAACGACCAGCGCGGAAGTAGCTTATGCTGTAAAAGATGAATTAATTCGTCAAACCGAAAAGCTTTCACGCAAAGAAATCATTACAAAATCCTTAAAAGATTTTGGTGTTATTATCATTGTGAATACAATAGAAGAAGCCATAGAAATCAGCAATCAAATTGCTCCGGAACATCTGGAAGTCTGCACCAGGGAAGCCCTTTCCCTGCTTCCTAAAATTAAAAACGCAGGGGCAATATTTTTGGGACATTATTCTCCGGAGCCTCTGGGGGATTATATGGCAGGACCTAATCATGTTCTTCCAACCAGTGGAACGGCAAAATTTTTCTCTCCTTTGAATGTTGAGGATTTTATGAAAAAATCCAGTGTGATCTTCTTCCCGGAAGAAGCTTTAAAAGAATTAAGTGAAGATATCATTACCTTTGCAGAAGCTGAAGCATTGACAGCCCATGCTAATTCAGTGAGGGTGAGGTTTGAAAATGATTAGAGACTATATAAGAAAAGAACTGCAGGCTTTTAAACCCTATCATGCAGCATTCAGACCTCAAAAGATTAAGTTGGATGCCAATGAAAGTCCTTTTGCTTTAAGTGAGAATGTAAAAAATAAATTGATACAATGGATTAGTAATGAAGAAAATATAAAACTCTATCCAGATACCGATTCTACAGAATTGCGTGAAGCCATAGCTTCTTTTTGGAATGTTGATGTGGAGAATGTAATTTGTGGGGTAGGTTCAGACCAGCTGATTGACTGTATAATGAAAGTATTTCTTGAGCCGGGGGATAGAGTAGTTATGCCTACTCCATCTTTTAGCATGTATGGCTCTACAGCCATTTTAAATCATGGGGTGCCGATTGAAGTCAAACTGAATGAGAATTATACGTATCCTATTGATGAGATTATTAAAACATGCAATCTACAAAACTCTAAGCTATTAATTTTATGTAGCCCTAATAATCCTACAGGAAATAGACTTCCAAATGAGCAAATTGAAGAAATCGCCCAAAATGTGAAATGTCCGATTCTTATTGATGAGGCCTATGGAGAGTTTTCTGATGAAACGATGATTCCACTTATAGGGAAGTATTCTCATATTGTAGTTTTTAGAACTTTTTCGAAAGCCTATGGGTTGGCAGGACTTCGGGTAGGATACGGAATCGGAGCCAAAGAGATTATTGATGCAATTTATTTAACGAAGCCACCATATAATCTTAGTGTTCTATCTCAAAAAATTGCAACATGGGTATTGCAAGACGAGAAAGTCAATCAGGAGCGAATCGAATATCTTAAAACCGAACGGGAGAATTTAATCCAAGAGTTAAGAAAACTACCCAATATCAGGGTTTTTGATTCGGACGCTAATTTTATATTAATCGAAACTCAGGATTTGGAGCTCTCAGAAAAACTAGAGGCAAGAGAAATCTTTGTACGTTCTTTTGCAGCATCTGAAGGAGCATTATTACTAAGAATTACCGTGGGGAATAAAGAACAAAATAAAATATTACTGGATGCACTTAAAGTGTTAATACAATAGACTGAGGAGGCTTATTTTAAATATATAGTCGGCAGTGTCAATGAGATCAGTAAAGGAGAATACAAAATGCTTGAAAGAAAAGCTCAAATTCATAGAAAAACGAATGAAACAGATATTAATATGTCTATCAATTTATATGGCTCAGGCATATCTCATATAAAAACAGGCATTGGATTTTTTGACCATATGTTAACTCATATCTCCAAGCATGGATTTATGGACTTGAATGTTGAAGCCAAGGGAGATTTAGAAGTAGATTGTCATCATACTGTAGAAGATGTAGGAATAGTCCTGGGTCAGTGCATTGCCAAAGCCCTGGGGGATAAAAAGGGTATCAAAAGATACGGTTCTATGATTTTGCCTATGGAAGATGCCTTGGTGCTATGTGCCATCGATATATCTGGTCGGCCCTATCTGGGATTCGATGCGGAATTTACCGTAGATAAAGTTGGAGAAATGGATACGGAAATGGTGGAAGAGTTTTTTAGAGCCGTATGTATTCATGGAGGACTGAATGTTCATATAAAGGTTTTAAGCGGAAAGAACAATCATCATATCATTGAAGCGATGTTTAAAGCATTTGGAAAGGCATTGGATGAAGCCACACAGTTAGATAGCAGAATAGAGGGTGTGCTTTCTACCAAAGGCATTTTGGAGGTATGATATGAGTATTGCGATTATTGATTATGGTATGGGAAATCTTAGAAGTGTCCAAAAAGCTTTTGAATTTTTAGGATACGAAGCTTGGGTTACAGACAATAAAGAAGAAATACGTCAAGCAGAAAAAATTGTCCTTCCGGGAGTGGGAGCATTTCGCGATGCCATTAAGACTTTAAAAGAAAAGAAATTGGACGAAGAGATGTATAGGGCAGTCGAAGAAGATAAACCCTTTTTAGGGATTTGCTTAGGAATGCAATTGGTTTTTGAAAAAAGTTATGAATATGGAGAGTATGAGGGATTGGGGTTATTAAAAGGAAATATAGTAAGACTTCCTAATACTGTAAAAGTTCCTCATATGGGTTGGAATTCCTTAAAGATTGAAAAAAGAGCTCCTTTATTTGAAGGACTGCCGGAAGAGCCATACGTTTATTTCGTCCATTCCTATTATTTAGAGACGGATGCTCCAATTGTATCGGCAACAACCTTCTATGGCAAAGAAATCCAAGTGGCCGCTCAAAGCAAAAATATATATGTCACCCAGTTTCATCCTGAAAAAAGTGGGAATATTGGTCTTAAGATATTAAAGAATTTTGGAGGACTAAAGAATGAGAATTTATCCGGCAATTGATATAAAAGGTGGAAAATGTGTCAGACTGTCTCAAGGACGTTTTGACAATGTAACGGTATACAGTGACAATCCCGTTGAAGTAGCCAGACAATGGGTAAAAGAAGGGGCAACCTTTATCCATATTGTGGATTTAGACGGAGCGTTAATAGGTGAACAGGCAAATAAAAATGTCATTAAAGAAATAGTACAGACTGTCAAAATCCCTGTTCAAACAGGCGGAGGGATTAGAACTCTGGATTCCATTAGGGACAGACTGGCTTTAGGGGTTAATAGAGTTATTATTGGAACGGCGGCGGTTAAAAATCCCGATTTGGTGAGAGATGCGATCAAAACCTTTGGCTCTGACAGAATAGTTGTTGGAATAGATGCTAAAGACGGGAGAGTAGCTGTAGAAGGCTGGGAAGAACTAAGTGATTTATCAGCAGTAGACTTGTGCCTTCAAATGAAAACAATAGGAGTAAAGACGATTGTTTATACAGATATCTCCAAAGATGGCATGCTCTGTGGCATCAATATTGAATCTACAAAAGAACTGATCACTAAAACGAATCTGGATATTATTGCTTCCGGGGGAGTAGCTTCTTTAGCGGATTTAGAAGAAGTAAGCAAGATTGGTGCGGAAGGCGTTATTATTGGGAAGGCTCTTTATCAAGGCAGTGTAGATTTAGCTCAGGCGATTAAGCGATTTGAATCGAGGTGAAACCATGCATACAAAGCGAATCATTCCTTGCTTAGACGTTAACAATGGAAGGGTTGTAAAAGGAGTTAATTTCGTTAATTTAGTTGATGCAGGAGATCCTGTTGAAATTGCCTCCGCCTATAATGAAGCGATGGCCGATGAAATAGTATTTTTGGATATTACTGCTTCATCAGATGACAGAAGAATTATGATAGATGTTGTTGCAAAAACAGCAGAAAAAGTATTTATACCCCTTACCGTTGGAGGCGGCATTAGAAGCATCGAAGATTTTAGAAATATATTGAGTGCAGGAGCAGATAAAGTTTCTGTTAATTCCGCCGCCTTAAAACGCCCGGAGCTTATTACAGAGGCAGCAGAGCGTTTTGGCAGTCAATGTGTTGTTGTGGCGATAGATGCTAAGAGAAGAACGGACGGTTCAGGTTGGGATGTCTATTTAAACGGAGGCCGTGTCAATACTGGTAAGGATGCTGTAGAGTGGGCAATAGAAGCAGAAAAAAGAGGAGCGGGAGAAATCCTGCTGACAAGTATGGATTGTGACGGAACGAAAGCAGGATATGATTTAGAACTTACGAAAGCTATTTCTGAAGCCGTTTCTATTCCTGTTATTGCCTCAGGTGGTGCAGGAACTATGGAGCATTTTTATGAGGCATTAACTGAAGGAGGAGCTGATGCGGCATTGGCAGCATCTCTGTTTCACTTTAAAGAAATGGAGATCAAAGATTTAAAAGAATATCTTAAGAATAAAGCTGTGCCGGTAAGAATATAATTGGTAATTAGCGGATAGGAGGACAAAAAGATATGGAGATCTTCAACGAAATAAAATTTGACTCGCAGGGGTTAATACCTGCAATCACTCAAGACATACACACAAAAGAAGTATTAATGGTAGCTTATATGAATAAAGAAGCACTGAAAAAAACATTAGAAACCGGGAATGCTCATTATTACAGCCGAAGCAGGAACAAATTATGGCTTAAAGGAGAAACCTCCGGACATTTTCAAAGAGTAAAAGAGATTTCAATTGACTGCGATTTAGATGCGATTTTAATGCAAGTAGAACAGGTGGGAGCTGCATGCCATACCGGACACCAGTCTTGTTTCTATCGCTCCCTAAAAAACAATGAATTAATTGAAAAACAAGCAAATACCCAAGATCATAATAAATTTGAAGTATTACAGCAAGTATATGATGTGATTGTAGATAGAAGAAAAAATCCCAAAGAAGGCTCTTATACAAATTATCTTTTTGATAAAGGCATAGATAAAATGTTAAAAAAGGTTGGGGAAGAATCTGCAGAGGTCATCATTGCTTCAAAAAACAATGACAAAGCTGAAATCACTTATGAAATGTCGGATCTTTTATATCATTTAATGGTTGTGATGGTACAGACAGGAGTTCAATGGGAAGATCTTTGTAATGAATTAATGAAGAGAAGATAAAAAATGGGAAGTTATTAAGAATAAATATTTATAACCATTCTGGCACAAAATAATCCATATGAGAAAAAGATTTATTATATATGGATTAGCAGGATGGTGTATGGAAATTCTATGGACAGGGCTAGGTTCTCTGCTTAATGGAAATATCGTTTTAGAAGGCGGAACATATATTTGGATGTTCCCAATATACGGATTAGCCGTTTTTTTTGAACCAATTCATGATA
The genomic region above belongs to Defluviitalea saccharophila and contains:
- the hisC gene encoding histidinol-phosphate transaminase, with product MIRDYIRKELQAFKPYHAAFRPQKIKLDANESPFALSENVKNKLIQWISNEENIKLYPDTDSTELREAIASFWNVDVENVICGVGSDQLIDCIMKVFLEPGDRVVMPTPSFSMYGSTAILNHGVPIEVKLNENYTYPIDEIIKTCNLQNSKLLILCSPNNPTGNRLPNEQIEEIAQNVKCPILIDEAYGEFSDETMIPLIGKYSHIVVFRTFSKAYGLAGLRVGYGIGAKEIIDAIYLTKPPYNLSVLSQKIATWVLQDEKVNQERIEYLKTERENLIQELRKLPNIRVFDSDANFILIETQDLELSEKLEAREIFVRSFAASEGALLLRITVGNKEQNKILLDALKVLIQ
- the hisB gene encoding imidazoleglycerol-phosphate dehydratase HisB, with the protein product MLERKAQIHRKTNETDINMSINLYGSGISHIKTGIGFFDHMLTHISKHGFMDLNVEAKGDLEVDCHHTVEDVGIVLGQCIAKALGDKKGIKRYGSMILPMEDALVLCAIDISGRPYLGFDAEFTVDKVGEMDTEMVEEFFRAVCIHGGLNVHIKVLSGKNNHHIIEAMFKAFGKALDEATQLDSRIEGVLSTKGILEV
- the hisH gene encoding imidazole glycerol phosphate synthase subunit HisH encodes the protein MSIAIIDYGMGNLRSVQKAFEFLGYEAWVTDNKEEIRQAEKIVLPGVGAFRDAIKTLKEKKLDEEMYRAVEEDKPFLGICLGMQLVFEKSYEYGEYEGLGLLKGNIVRLPNTVKVPHMGWNSLKIEKRAPLFEGLPEEPYVYFVHSYYLETDAPIVSATTFYGKEIQVAAQSKNIYVTQFHPEKSGNIGLKILKNFGGLKNENLSGN
- the hisA gene encoding 1-(5-phosphoribosyl)-5-[(5-phosphoribosylamino)methylideneamino]imidazole-4-carboxamide isomerase, translated to MRIYPAIDIKGGKCVRLSQGRFDNVTVYSDNPVEVARQWVKEGATFIHIVDLDGALIGEQANKNVIKEIVQTVKIPVQTGGGIRTLDSIRDRLALGVNRVIIGTAAVKNPDLVRDAIKTFGSDRIVVGIDAKDGRVAVEGWEELSDLSAVDLCLQMKTIGVKTIVYTDISKDGMLCGINIESTKELITKTNLDIIASGGVASLADLEEVSKIGAEGVIIGKALYQGSVDLAQAIKRFESR
- the hisF gene encoding imidazole glycerol phosphate synthase subunit HisF encodes the protein MHTKRIIPCLDVNNGRVVKGVNFVNLVDAGDPVEIASAYNEAMADEIVFLDITASSDDRRIMIDVVAKTAEKVFIPLTVGGGIRSIEDFRNILSAGADKVSVNSAALKRPELITEAAERFGSQCVVVAIDAKRRTDGSGWDVYLNGGRVNTGKDAVEWAIEAEKRGAGEILLTSMDCDGTKAGYDLELTKAISEAVSIPVIASGGAGTMEHFYEALTEGGADAALAASLFHFKEMEIKDLKEYLKNKAVPVRI
- the hisIE gene encoding bifunctional phosphoribosyl-AMP cyclohydrolase/phosphoribosyl-ATP diphosphatase HisIE — protein: MEIFNEIKFDSQGLIPAITQDIHTKEVLMVAYMNKEALKKTLETGNAHYYSRSRNKLWLKGETSGHFQRVKEISIDCDLDAILMQVEQVGAACHTGHQSCFYRSLKNNELIEKQANTQDHNKFEVLQQVYDVIVDRRKNPKEGSYTNYLFDKGIDKMLKKVGEESAEVIIASKNNDKAEITYEMSDLLYHLMVVMVQTGVQWEDLCNELMKRR